From Bacillus basilensis, a single genomic window includes:
- the cspC gene encoding cold shock protein CspC: MQGRVKWFNAEKGFGFIEREDGDDVFVHFSAIQQDGYKSLEEGQQVEFDIVDGARGPQAANVVKL; encoded by the coding sequence ATGCAAGGAAGAGTGAAATGGTTCAATGCAGAAAAGGGATTTGGGTTTATTGAGCGTGAAGATGGTGATGATGTGTTTGTTCATTTTTCTGCTATTCAACAAGATGGATATAAGTCGTTAGAAGAAGGGCAACAAGTTGAATTTGACATTGTAGATGGAGCACGTGGGCCACAAGCAGCTAATGTTGTAAAACTGTAG
- a CDS encoding ComF family protein — MHCLLCDEYILETVSWYTFFVKSHEKYICDRCEQKLSYIIGEICTECGRPLERISNLFKKDDICMDCIRWMDDEKYWPFKNRSLYVYDDEMKEIVAQFKFRGDAELVHIFHRSFRELFQKYFPVVSTVIAVPLSREREYERGFNQAELLATCLPVKVSYPSLRRRETEKQSKKSRKERLSGSNPFYFQGEEMFHDQRILLVDDVYTTGITVRQIGSLLYDRGAREVSSLTLCRS, encoded by the coding sequence ATGCATTGTCTACTTTGCGATGAGTATATTTTGGAAACAGTTAGTTGGTACACCTTTTTTGTAAAGTCTCATGAAAAATATATATGTGATAGATGTGAGCAAAAGCTTTCCTATATTATAGGAGAAATTTGCACGGAGTGTGGGCGACCTTTAGAACGTATTTCTAATTTGTTTAAAAAAGATGATATTTGTATGGATTGTATAAGGTGGATGGACGATGAAAAGTATTGGCCTTTTAAAAATCGTTCGTTGTACGTATACGATGATGAGATGAAAGAAATAGTAGCACAGTTTAAGTTTCGGGGGGATGCGGAATTAGTTCATATTTTTCACCGATCTTTTCGGGAGCTATTTCAAAAGTATTTTCCGGTCGTTTCAACTGTTATTGCTGTTCCGCTTAGTAGGGAACGGGAATATGAACGTGGTTTTAATCAGGCAGAGTTATTAGCAACTTGTTTGCCTGTCAAAGTTTCTTATCCATCATTAAGAAGAAGGGAAACAGAAAAGCAAAGTAAAAAATCGCGTAAAGAAAGGCTTTCAGGAAGTAATCCTTTTTATTTTCAGGGAGAAGAGATGTTTCATGACCAACGCATTTTACTCGTTGATGATGTATATACGACAGGAATTACAGTTAGACAAATTGGAAGTCTTTTATACGATAGAGGAGCAAGGGAAGTTTCTAGTTTGACGCTCTGTAGAAGTTGA
- the comFA gene encoding ATP-dependent helicase ComFA — MLAGKQLLLEELSSDLLRDLNNLKKKGEVVCVQGIKKKASKYTCQRCGNIEQRLFASFLCKRCSKVCTYCRKCITMGRVSECAVLVRGIAERNGEKGLNLLQWNGTLSTGQQLAAQGVIEAIKQKESFFIWAVCGAGKTEMLFYGIAEALQKGERVCIATPRTDVVLELAPRLQEVFPSINVAALYGGSVDHEKDAALVVATTHQLLRYYRAFHVMIVDEIDAFPYHADQMLQYAVQQAMKEKAARIYLTATPDEKWKRNFRRGKQKGIIVSGRYHRHPLPVPLFSWCGNWKKSLHHKKIPRVLLQWLKMYLNKKHPIFLFVPHVRYIEEMSLLLNGLDNRIDGVHAEDPMRKEKVASFRKGDIPLLVTTTILERGVTVKNLQVAVLGAEEEIFSESALVQIAGRAGRSFEEPYGEVIYFHYGKTEAMVRAKKHIQSMNKIAKEQGLINALSTLR; from the coding sequence ATGCTTGCTGGAAAGCAGTTGCTATTAGAAGAACTTTCTTCAGATCTACTTAGGGACTTAAATAACTTGAAAAAGAAGGGAGAGGTCGTATGTGTACAAGGTATAAAAAAGAAAGCTTCTAAATATACGTGTCAGCGCTGTGGAAATATAGAGCAGCGGCTATTCGCATCATTTTTATGCAAAAGGTGCAGTAAAGTGTGTACGTATTGCCGGAAGTGTATAACGATGGGGAGAGTTAGTGAATGTGCTGTACTTGTTCGCGGGATCGCTGAAAGAAACGGAGAAAAAGGTTTAAATTTGTTACAGTGGAACGGGACTTTGTCTACTGGTCAACAGTTGGCGGCGCAAGGTGTTATAGAAGCTATTAAGCAGAAAGAATCTTTTTTTATTTGGGCTGTGTGCGGGGCTGGAAAAACAGAAATGTTATTTTACGGTATTGCAGAGGCACTTCAAAAAGGAGAAAGAGTTTGTATCGCAACGCCAAGGACGGATGTTGTACTGGAATTAGCGCCGAGATTACAAGAAGTGTTTCCGAGTATAAATGTAGCTGCTTTATACGGAGGGAGTGTAGATCATGAAAAAGATGCAGCGTTAGTCGTTGCAACGACTCATCAACTGTTACGTTACTATAGAGCGTTTCATGTCATGATTGTAGATGAGATAGATGCCTTCCCGTATCATGCGGATCAAATGTTACAGTATGCAGTGCAACAAGCGATGAAAGAGAAAGCAGCGCGTATTTATTTAACTGCAACTCCCGATGAAAAGTGGAAGCGCAATTTCAGAAGGGGGAAACAAAAAGGTATCATTGTCTCAGGACGATACCATCGTCATCCGTTACCAGTTCCTCTATTTAGTTGGTGCGGAAATTGGAAGAAAAGCCTTCATCATAAAAAAATTCCTCGCGTGTTACTACAATGGTTAAAAATGTACTTAAACAAAAAGCATCCCATTTTTTTATTTGTTCCTCATGTGCGATATATAGAAGAAATGAGCTTGTTATTGAATGGGTTGGATAATAGAATCGATGGCGTACATGCAGAAGATCCGATGAGAAAAGAAAAAGTGGCATCTTTCAGAAAGGGAGACATTCCGTTATTAGTTACAACGACAATTTTAGAGAGGGGAGTAACTGTGAAGAATTTACAAGTTGCGGTGTTAGGGGCAGAAGAAGAAATCTTTTCGGAAAGTGCGCTCGTACAAATTGCAGGCCGAGCAGGTCGTAGTTTTGAAGAACCTTATGGTGAGGTTATTTATTTTCATTACGGTAAGACAGAGGCGATGGTACGTGCGAAAAAACATATTCAAAGTATGAACAAAATTGCGAAAGAACAAGGATTGATTAATGCATTGTCTACTTTGCGATGA
- a CDS encoding NlpC/P60 family protein: MFYKSVTLAKKIPNYGINFIGYIRKKKKESGVKNKMKKLKMASCALVAGLMFSGLTPNVFAEDKISDVKSQINTQNDTLHKQQQERDELQKQMNDLNKTIQGLDKSVQENASKLDETTKKVADTEQLIEKKNKDIAELQTKIAKREELLRKRLVALQEQPNTNVVTEVLVNSKNVADLVDRLTSVSKILESDEDIMKTQQEDQANVKKDVETVKTKQKELKEAQAQIETAKKELDAEKAKKATAVNDLSGKMDTVVTSMTSTESQLKDLEKQALQLQRIAEQEAQEKAAQEAAAQKQAEQAAKDAQAQAQAPAQQAAPANNGGQAQKEEPKKEEPKKEEPKKEAPKQETKKTEPAPTPNAGGVIGKAQGYLGLPYVWGSASPSNGGFDCSGFISYIYGVGRQDVAGYWNSVSKVSSPQPGDLVFFQGTYKPGPSHIGIYVGNGQMIHAGDKGIAYASLSSSYNQKHFLGYGRF, from the coding sequence TTGTTTTACAAAAGCGTAACATTAGCAAAAAAAATCCCGAATTATGGTATAAATTTTATAGGTTATATACGGAAAAAGAAAAAAGAAAGCGGTGTAAAAAATAAAATGAAAAAGCTAAAAATGGCATCTTGCGCATTAGTTGCAGGGTTAATGTTTTCAGGACTAACACCAAATGTATTTGCAGAAGATAAAATTTCTGACGTGAAATCACAAATTAACACACAAAATGATACTTTACATAAACAACAACAAGAACGTGATGAATTACAAAAACAAATGAACGACTTAAACAAAACAATTCAAGGTTTAGATAAGTCTGTCCAAGAGAATGCTTCAAAGCTGGATGAAACAACGAAAAAAGTTGCGGATACTGAGCAATTAATCGAAAAGAAAAATAAAGATATTGCAGAACTACAAACGAAAATTGCAAAACGTGAAGAATTATTAAGAAAACGTTTAGTTGCACTTCAAGAACAACCAAACACAAATGTTGTAACAGAAGTTCTTGTAAACTCTAAAAACGTTGCAGATTTAGTTGATCGTTTAACTTCTGTTTCTAAAATTCTTGAGTCTGACGAAGATATCATGAAAACACAACAAGAAGACCAAGCGAACGTGAAAAAAGATGTTGAAACGGTAAAAACAAAGCAAAAAGAATTAAAAGAAGCACAAGCTCAAATTGAAACTGCTAAGAAAGAACTTGACGCTGAAAAAGCGAAAAAAGCAACAGCAGTAAACGATTTAAGCGGTAAAATGGATACAGTTGTAACTTCAATGACAAGTACGGAAAGTCAATTGAAAGATCTTGAAAAACAAGCATTACAATTACAACGTATTGCTGAACAAGAAGCACAAGAGAAAGCGGCACAAGAAGCTGCTGCTCAAAAACAAGCAGAACAAGCTGCTAAAGATGCGCAAGCACAAGCACAAGCACCTGCTCAGCAAGCTGCACCAGCAAACAACGGTGGACAAGCTCAAAAAGAAGAGCCTAAAAAGGAAGAACCTAAAAAAGAAGAGCCTAAAAAAGAAGCACCTAAGCAAGAAACGAAAAAAACAGAGCCAGCACCAACTCCAAATGCGGGTGGCGTAATTGGTAAAGCGCAAGGCTACTTAGGCTTACCATATGTTTGGGGAAGTGCATCTCCATCAAACGGTGGTTTTGACTGTAGTGGATTCATTTCTTACATCTATGGTGTAGGACGTCAAGACGTTGCAGGTTACTGGAATTCAGTTTCTAAAGTAAGTAGCCCACAACCTGGAGATTTAGTATTCTTCCAAGGTACTTATAAACCAGGTCCATCTCACATCGGTATTTACGTTGGTAATGGCCAAATGATTCATGCTGGTGATAAAGGGATTGCTTACGCTAGCTTAAGCAGTAGCTACAACCAAAAACATTTCTTAGGATACGGTAGATTCTAG
- a CDS encoding helix-turn-helix domain-containing protein: MEHNSCLCPKFESAFTLLSKKWTGLIIKSLLEESKRFREIADIIPNMSDRMLSERLKELESEGIVVRNVYPEVPVRIEYGLTDKGKALESVMDEVQNWAEKWMK, translated from the coding sequence ATGGAGCATAATTCTTGTTTATGTCCAAAGTTTGAGTCAGCTTTTACTTTGCTTAGTAAGAAATGGACTGGCTTAATTATTAAATCTTTGCTTGAAGAGTCAAAACGTTTTAGAGAAATCGCAGATATTATACCGAATATGAGCGATCGTATGTTGTCAGAGCGTTTAAAGGAATTGGAAAGCGAAGGCATTGTAGTTCGTAATGTTTATCCAGAAGTACCAGTTCGAATCGAGTACGGTTTAACGGACAAGGGAAAAGCGTTAGAAAGTGTTATGGATGAAGTCCAAAATTGGGCTGAAAAATGGATGAAATAA
- a CDS encoding DegV family protein, with translation MKTAIVTDSTAYIPKHIRDELNIYMIPLNVVFGTESYQEEAEISADDFYVKVREQEELPKTSQPAIGKFVELYEQLSKDYDAVISIHLSSGISGTYQTATTAGQMVEGIDVYTYDSEISCEVQGFYVREGARLASEGKDPKEIIARFDEMKKTMDAYFVVDDLHHLQRGGRLNSAQAFIGSLLQVKPVLYFREKIIIPFEKIRTRKKALKRIIEIFDEQASKGVPMEAVIIHAQREEEAIEWKKELEAKYPHVTIRTGYFGAVIGTHLGEGALGLGWYTK, from the coding sequence ATGAAAACAGCTATTGTTACTGATAGTACAGCATATATACCGAAGCATATTCGTGATGAACTCAATATATATATGATTCCATTAAACGTTGTATTTGGAACGGAATCTTATCAAGAAGAAGCTGAAATTTCAGCAGATGATTTTTATGTAAAAGTACGTGAGCAAGAAGAACTTCCGAAAACTTCTCAACCAGCAATCGGAAAGTTTGTTGAGCTATATGAACAATTATCTAAGGATTACGATGCAGTTATTAGCATCCATCTTTCAAGTGGAATTAGTGGTACATATCAAACGGCAACGACAGCTGGACAGATGGTTGAGGGTATTGATGTATATACGTACGATTCTGAAATTAGTTGTGAAGTACAAGGATTCTATGTGCGTGAAGGTGCAAGACTAGCAAGCGAAGGAAAGGATCCAAAAGAGATTATCGCCCGTTTTGATGAAATGAAGAAAACGATGGACGCTTATTTTGTAGTAGATGATTTACACCATTTACAACGTGGAGGACGATTAAATAGCGCGCAAGCTTTCATTGGTAGTCTGTTACAAGTGAAGCCGGTTTTATATTTTAGAGAAAAAATCATTATTCCGTTTGAAAAAATCCGTACGCGTAAAAAAGCGTTAAAACGTATCATCGAAATTTTTGATGAGCAAGCAAGTAAAGGTGTACCTATGGAAGCAGTTATCATTCATGCGCAACGTGAAGAGGAAGCGATTGAATGGAAGAAAGAATTAGAAGCAAAATATCCTCATGTTACAATCCGTACAGGTTATTTCGGTGCTGTAATTGGTACGCATTTAGGTGAAGGTGCATTAGGTCTTGGATGGTATACGAAGTAA
- a CDS encoding YigZ family protein yields MLLQYLTIKDYGEHEIVIQKSRFICYVSRATTEEEAQEFIQKIKKQNWNATHNCSAYLIGEQDQIQKANDDGEPSGTAGVPMLEVLKKRGLKDTVVVVTRYFGGIKLGAGGLIRAYGKCTSEGINHVGVVERKLMRVMQTEIDYTLLGKIENELRNSKYAIKDIHYLENVTFDTYVEEDGKQAFTDWMIELTNGKCTITEGDMLYLEQDVI; encoded by the coding sequence GTGTTATTACAATATTTAACAATTAAAGACTACGGTGAACACGAAATTGTTATTCAAAAATCAAGATTCATCTGTTATGTTAGTCGTGCTACAACCGAAGAAGAAGCTCAAGAATTCATACAAAAAATCAAAAAACAAAATTGGAATGCCACACATAATTGTTCTGCGTATTTAATTGGCGAACAAGATCAAATCCAAAAAGCAAATGATGATGGCGAACCTAGTGGTACAGCTGGTGTACCTATGTTAGAGGTACTAAAAAAACGCGGTTTAAAAGATACCGTCGTTGTCGTTACCCGCTATTTTGGTGGTATCAAACTGGGCGCTGGTGGTTTAATTCGCGCATATGGAAAATGTACAAGCGAAGGCATTAATCATGTCGGTGTTGTCGAGCGAAAACTAATGCGTGTTATGCAGACCGAGATTGATTACACATTACTTGGCAAAATTGAAAATGAATTGCGTAATTCAAAATATGCCATTAAAGATATACATTATCTCGAAAATGTCACATTTGATACGTATGTAGAAGAAGATGGAAAACAAGCATTCACAGATTGGATGATTGAATTAACAAATGGGAAATGTACAATTACAGAAGGAGATATGTTGTACTTAGAACAAGATGTTATCTAA
- a CDS encoding LCP family protein, giving the protein MEERYYHLQNSRIKKKRRRKFFYFLIFLFLFGSVGLYILNSYSSLMGMYSGFTREKSDLRTADVEITKEPFTILIMGIEDYATDGQNGRTDSLMFATVNPKTQKISLMSIPRDSRVPIVGKNKEDKINAAHAYGGEEMAIKTVEGFLKVPVDHYLKIDFQGFKGIVDAVGGVTVDVPFDFWERSDVDYYKKIEFKQGQQELNGEEALAYVRMRKQDPNGDYGRAARQRQLLAAVAQKLNSTSTVFKIKDLTEVVGKYIKTDIPISDGLALYNKLSGFDPSTMQTFKLEGEDKKVGGIYYFLPDPIGVETVRNEIKKELGETANSQENSTTKTESNPSSNSNSNEKAKKETNQNQNKTQTEPSPSTNAHAEWIMRNQQ; this is encoded by the coding sequence ATGGAAGAACGTTATTATCATCTCCAAAATAGCAGAATAAAAAAGAAACGAAGAAGAAAGTTTTTCTACTTCCTCATTTTCTTATTTTTATTTGGTAGTGTAGGACTTTATATATTAAATTCCTACTCTTCTCTCATGGGGATGTATAGTGGTTTTACTCGTGAAAAATCGGATTTGAGAACCGCAGATGTAGAAATTACAAAAGAGCCTTTTACAATCCTTATTATGGGTATAGAAGATTATGCAACAGACGGTCAAAACGGTCGTACAGATTCATTAATGTTTGCGACAGTCAATCCAAAAACGCAAAAGATTTCACTTATGAGTATCCCTCGTGATAGTCGTGTTCCAATTGTCGGAAAGAATAAAGAGGACAAAATTAATGCTGCGCACGCTTACGGCGGAGAAGAAATGGCAATCAAAACGGTCGAAGGTTTTCTAAAAGTGCCTGTAGACCATTATCTTAAAATTGATTTCCAAGGCTTTAAAGGTATTGTTGATGCTGTTGGCGGTGTTACTGTTGATGTCCCCTTCGATTTTTGGGAGCGTTCAGACGTGGATTACTACAAAAAAATTGAATTTAAGCAAGGGCAACAAGAATTAAATGGTGAAGAAGCACTCGCTTACGTTCGTATGCGAAAGCAAGATCCAAATGGCGATTATGGTCGGGCCGCTAGACAAAGACAATTACTAGCTGCTGTTGCTCAAAAACTAAATTCCACCTCTACCGTATTTAAAATTAAAGATTTGACAGAAGTCGTTGGAAAATATATAAAAACTGACATTCCTATTTCAGATGGCCTTGCTCTTTACAATAAACTCTCTGGGTTTGATCCTTCTACAATGCAAACGTTCAAACTTGAAGGAGAAGACAAAAAAGTAGGTGGTATTTATTACTTCCTTCCAGATCCAATCGGTGTAGAGACAGTACGTAACGAAATAAAAAAAGAATTAGGAGAAACAGCAAACTCTCAAGAAAATTCAACAACAAAAACCGAATCAAATCCTTCTTCAAATTCTAACTCTAACGAAAAGGCAAAGAAAGAAACGAACCAAAATCAGAACAAGACACAAACTGAGCCCTCTCCTTCTACGAATGCTCATGCAGAGTGGATTATGAGAAATCAGCAATAA
- the wecB gene encoding non-hydrolyzing UDP-N-acetylglucosamine 2-epimerase produces MTERLKVMTIFGTRPEAIKMAPLVLELQKHPDKIESIVTVTAQHRQMLDQVLSIFGITPDFDLNIMKDRQTLIDITTRGLEGLDKVMKEAKPDIVLVHGDTTTTFIASLAAFYNQIPVGHVEAGLRTWDKYSPYPEEMNRQLTGVMADLHFSPTAKSATNLQKENKDESSIFITGNTAIDALKTTVKETYSHPVLEKLGNDRLVLMTAHRRENLGEPMRNMFRAIKRLVDKHEDVQVVYPVHMNPVVRETANDILGDHGRIHLIEPLDVIDFHNVAARSYLMLTDSGGVQEEAPSLGVPVLVLRDTTERPEGIEAGTLKLAGTDEETIFSLADELLSNKEAHDKMSKASNPYGDGRASERIVEAILQHFNK; encoded by the coding sequence ATGACTGAACGTTTAAAAGTAATGACAATTTTCGGGACACGTCCAGAAGCAATTAAAATGGCACCTCTTGTATTAGAGTTGCAAAAGCATCCAGATAAAATTGAATCGATTGTGACTGTAACAGCACAACATCGTCAAATGTTAGATCAAGTATTAAGTATCTTTGGAATTACGCCAGATTTCGATTTGAATATTATGAAGGATCGCCAAACTTTAATTGATATTACAACACGTGGTTTAGAAGGTTTGGATAAAGTAATGAAAGAAGCAAAGCCGGATATCGTACTTGTACATGGTGATACAACGACAACATTTATTGCAAGCTTGGCTGCTTTCTATAATCAAATTCCAGTAGGTCATGTCGAGGCAGGACTTCGTACATGGGATAAATATTCTCCATACCCAGAAGAGATGAATCGTCAATTAACAGGTGTAATGGCAGATCTTCATTTCTCACCTACAGCAAAATCAGCAACGAACTTACAGAAAGAAAATAAAGATGAGTCAAGCATTTTCATAACAGGAAATACAGCGATTGACGCACTAAAAACGACTGTAAAAGAAACATATAGTCATCCTGTACTAGAGAAACTTGGGAATGATCGTCTTGTACTTATGACAGCTCACCGTCGTGAAAACTTAGGAGAGCCAATGCGTAACATGTTCCGTGCAATTAAGCGTCTTGTTGATAAGCATGAAGACGTACAAGTTGTGTATCCTGTTCATATGAACCCTGTTGTTCGTGAAACAGCGAATGATATTTTAGGGGATCATGGCCGCATTCATTTAATTGAGCCGCTAGATGTAATTGATTTCCACAATGTTGCAGCTCGTTCATACTTAATGTTAACTGATTCTGGTGGGGTACAAGAGGAAGCACCGTCATTAGGTGTACCGGTTCTTGTTCTTCGTGATACAACAGAGCGCCCAGAAGGTATTGAAGCAGGGACATTGAAATTAGCAGGAACAGACGAAGAGACAATCTTTAGTCTTGCTGACGAATTGTTATCGAATAAAGAAGCTCATGATAAGATGTCAAAAGCATCTAACCCATACGGTGATGGTCGTGCATCAGAGCGTATTGTAGAAGCGATTTTACAACACTTTAATAAGTAA
- a CDS encoding UDP-glucose/GDP-mannose dehydrogenase family protein, whose protein sequence is MYSYIFYCIFLCEKEMKITIIGTGYVGLITGVGLAVLGHSVTCFDINDEKIERIKQGDLPIYEAGLYELINEAYENNCLTFTTSKEEAFNDAEFIFIAVGTPSLLDGTADLTYIQSACFDIGTYATNDIIVVTKSTVPVGTNGTIRGWIEEKLQGRHELHIASNPEFLREGSGIYDFFRGDRIVIGADNEETARKVENLYNELRLKTYVTDIKSAEMIKYASNAFLATKISFINEISNICEKVGANILDVAQGMGMDKRIGASFLNAGIGYGGSCFPKDTKALVQIAGNVAHDFRLLKAVIEVNNKQQLLLIEKAKKVINMNKKRIAVLGASFKPNTDDIRDAPSLIMIQELINIGADVVLYDPKAIQNMKNIFGGTIQYSECIDESIRGASAAFIMTEWEAIRAYPLEKYAQLMREPILFDGRNCYTDEDVKKQEIDYYSVGRESICKRDFSVIR, encoded by the coding sequence ATGTATTCGTATATTTTCTATTGTATATTCCTGTGCGAAAAGGAAATGAAAATTACGATAATAGGTACCGGATACGTTGGATTGATTACAGGAGTAGGATTGGCAGTATTGGGACATTCGGTTACATGTTTTGATATAAATGATGAGAAAATTGAACGGATAAAACAAGGGGATCTGCCTATTTATGAAGCTGGTTTATATGAATTAATAAATGAAGCATATGAGAATAACTGTTTAACTTTTACAACAAGTAAAGAAGAAGCATTTAACGATGCAGAGTTCATATTTATCGCAGTTGGAACACCATCTTTATTAGATGGGACAGCGGATTTAACATATATTCAAAGTGCATGTTTTGATATTGGAACATATGCGACTAACGACATTATTGTTGTTACAAAAAGTACTGTTCCTGTAGGGACGAATGGTACGATTAGAGGATGGATTGAGGAGAAGTTACAGGGGAGACATGAATTACATATTGCATCGAATCCCGAATTTTTACGGGAGGGTTCAGGTATTTACGATTTTTTTCGAGGAGATCGTATTGTAATTGGAGCAGATAATGAGGAAACGGCACGAAAAGTGGAGAATTTATATAATGAATTACGCTTAAAAACGTATGTTACAGATATAAAAAGTGCAGAGATGATTAAATATGCATCGAATGCCTTTTTAGCGACAAAAATTAGTTTTATCAATGAAATTTCAAATATATGTGAGAAGGTAGGAGCGAATATATTAGACGTTGCACAAGGGATGGGAATGGATAAGAGAATTGGTGCGTCGTTTTTAAATGCGGGCATTGGTTACGGGGGATCGTGTTTTCCAAAAGATACGAAAGCTCTTGTACAAATTGCAGGGAATGTGGCGCATGATTTTCGCTTGTTAAAAGCAGTCATTGAAGTGAATAATAAACAACAGTTGTTATTGATTGAGAAAGCAAAGAAAGTAATAAATATGAATAAGAAGCGGATTGCGGTGCTGGGAGCGTCATTTAAACCGAATACTGATGATATAAGAGATGCACCATCCCTTATTATGATACAAGAATTAATTAATATAGGTGCGGATGTAGTTCTATATGACCCGAAGGCGATTCAAAATATGAAAAATATCTTTGGGGGGACTATACAATATAGTGAATGTATAGATGAATCAATTAGAGGAGCGAGTGCGGCTTTTATCATGACAGAATGGGAGGCTATCCGAGCTTATCCGTTAGAAAAGTACGCCCAACTTATGAGAGAACCTATTTTATTCGATGGAAGAAATTGTTATACTGATGAGGATGTCAAGAAGCAAGAGATAGATTATTATTCTGTTGGAAGAGAAAGTATTTGTAAGAGGGACTTTTCCGTTATTCGTTAA
- a CDS encoding glycosyltransferase family 4 protein yields MDSQVIYAILASFITVLVVTPLVIKLAFKIGATDKPNARKVHQKIMPRLGGLAIFIGVAVGFVVGGLYEQRMLSITLGAIIIVIIGILDDMYELSAKVKFGGQLLVAIMIVKSGLLVQVLYIPILGDTELGWLAYPITVFWIVGITNAINLIDGLDGLSAGISSIVLATLAYMAFTSPWGTGAAIILPLALITLASTIGFLFYNFHPAKIFMGDTGALFLGYCISVISLLGLYKSVTLFSFIVPVIILGVPVFDTTFAIIRRIVNKKPISAPDKSHLHHRLLAMGFSHRKTVLIIYAFGIFFSVNAIIFSSATLWLSIILLFVLIFFTEIIAEVIGLVHERYKPLISFYKKVKKRED; encoded by the coding sequence ATGGACTCACAAGTGATTTATGCCATTTTGGCATCTTTCATCACTGTACTCGTCGTTACTCCTTTAGTTATTAAGTTAGCTTTTAAAATAGGAGCAACAGATAAGCCAAACGCGCGTAAAGTACATCAAAAGATCATGCCTCGTCTTGGCGGGTTAGCGATATTTATTGGTGTAGCTGTAGGATTTGTTGTCGGTGGCTTATATGAACAAAGAATGTTATCGATAACGCTAGGTGCGATTATCATTGTAATCATCGGTATTTTAGATGATATGTACGAGTTATCTGCGAAGGTAAAATTCGGTGGACAACTATTAGTTGCCATTATGATTGTAAAAAGTGGATTATTAGTGCAAGTATTATATATTCCAATCCTCGGGGATACTGAACTTGGATGGCTTGCTTACCCAATTACAGTATTTTGGATTGTAGGTATTACAAATGCAATAAACTTAATTGATGGCTTAGATGGATTATCTGCTGGTATTTCATCTATCGTACTTGCAACGCTAGCATATATGGCCTTCACTAGCCCGTGGGGTACTGGAGCCGCTATTATCTTACCACTAGCATTAATTACATTAGCAAGTACAATTGGATTTTTATTCTACAACTTCCATCCAGCAAAAATTTTCATGGGAGATACAGGCGCACTATTTTTAGGATACTGTATTTCTGTTATATCGTTACTTGGATTATACAAAAGTGTAACGTTATTCAGCTTTATCGTTCCAGTTATCATTTTAGGTGTACCGGTATTTGATACGACATTTGCAATTATCCGTCGTATCGTAAATAAAAAACCTATTTCAGCACCAGATAAATCGCATTTACATCACCGTTTACTTGCAATGGGCTTCTCTCATCGTAAAACGGTACTAATTATATACGCATTCGGTATTTTCTTTAGTGTAAATGCAATCATTTTCTCTAGTGCGACATTATGGTTATCGATTATTCTTCTTTTCGTTTTAATCTTCTTTACAGAGATTATCGCTGAAGTAATCGGGCTTGTACATGAACGTTACAAACCACTTATTTCCTTTTATAAAAAAGTGAAAAAACGCGAAGACTAA